A genomic region of Streptosporangium lutulentum contains the following coding sequences:
- a CDS encoding NYN domain-containing protein gives MDRCALFVDAGYLLADGAMAVHGTRHREAVSWDYPGMLQMLDQLSRERTGLPVLRCYWYEATVEGRRTPEHDTLADIPGLKLRLSRIRPGRREGVDAQVHRDLMTLARNSAVCDAVVVSGDEDLAQVVCDAQDLGIRVTVVHITADGSWAVSRTLRQECDDLIEIGGSHLRPYVSLAGNAVESPALSNGLQQLGNGQGGGGSHSGNSQGGSHSGSHSVNGQGGGSHGGSHSVNGAPPTTPVPVAQTSRAAHSQPALPAYPSYTHESPQALPVPPPAPAAPAPPPVAPNGPTGPQPPAPQYSMGGNTGGMPSYQTSQLGAYTGPQAAPVPIQSAATSSTTTLSEAVKAAHKEGHDFGESVAKDAPALWLEAVLARKPRMPSDLEARLLQGSSLPIDFLLHDEVRHALRRGFWDALERARR, from the coding sequence GTGGATCGCTGCGCGCTGTTCGTGGACGCTGGCTACCTGCTGGCCGACGGCGCGATGGCCGTGCATGGGACCCGCCATCGCGAAGCCGTCTCCTGGGACTATCCGGGCATGCTCCAGATGCTCGACCAGCTCTCCAGAGAGCGCACCGGACTGCCGGTGCTGCGCTGCTACTGGTACGAGGCGACCGTCGAGGGCCGCCGCACGCCCGAGCACGACACGCTGGCCGACATCCCCGGCCTCAAGCTCAGGCTGTCGCGCATCCGCCCCGGACGCCGTGAGGGTGTGGACGCCCAGGTTCACCGCGACCTGATGACGCTGGCCCGCAACAGCGCGGTCTGCGACGCGGTGGTGGTCAGCGGCGACGAAGACCTGGCGCAGGTCGTCTGCGATGCCCAGGACCTCGGCATCCGGGTCACCGTCGTACACATCACCGCCGACGGCAGCTGGGCGGTGTCCCGCACGCTCCGCCAGGAATGCGATGACCTGATCGAGATCGGCGGCAGTCACCTGCGGCCCTACGTCAGCCTCGCCGGCAACGCCGTGGAGTCACCCGCCCTGAGCAACGGCCTCCAGCAGCTCGGCAACGGCCAGGGCGGCGGCGGCTCCCACAGCGGCAACAGCCAGGGCGGCTCCCACAGCGGGTCTCACAGCGTCAACGGCCAGGGCGGCGGCTCCCACGGCGGCTCCCACAGTGTCAACGGCGCCCCGCCCACCACCCCGGTTCCCGTGGCCCAGACCTCCCGCGCGGCCCACTCCCAGCCCGCGCTCCCGGCCTACCCGAGCTACACCCATGAGTCCCCGCAGGCGCTTCCGGTCCCCCCGCCGGCTCCGGCGGCCCCGGCCCCGCCTCCCGTGGCTCCCAACGGCCCGACCGGTCCGCAGCCGCCCGCCCCCCAGTACTCCATGGGCGGCAACACCGGCGGCATGCCGAGCTACCAGACGTCCCAGCTCGGCGCCTACACCGGGCCTCAGGCGGCTCCCGTGCCGATCCAGAGCGCGGCCACCAGCAGCACGACCACCCTCTCCGAGGCGGTGAAGGCCGCGCACAAGGAGGGCCACGACTTCGGCGAGTCCGTCGCCAAGGACGCGCCCGCCCTGTGGCTGGAGGCGGTGCTCGCCCGCAAGCCCCGCATGCCCTCCGACCTGGAGGCGCGCCTTCTCCAGGGCTCCTCCCTGCCGATCGACTTCCTCCTCCACGACGAGGTCCGTCACGCCCTCCGCCGGGGCTTCTGGGACGCCCTCGAACGCGCCCGCCGCTGA
- a CDS encoding response regulator, which translates to MPDRAKILLVDDREENLIALEAILSSLDLTPVRAKSGEEALKALLGTEFALILLDVRMPGMDGFETAAHIKRRERTRNIPIIFLTVVDSAPDYAFRSYAAGAVDYLTKPFDPWVLRAKVAVFVELYNMNRRLAEQATMLRERLNTELPPGDAAEHAAVLPELSKRLTAVEDELVRVAELARKGGDPTLTGPMSDLSNRLEHLRAGFDALS; encoded by the coding sequence ATGCCGGACCGAGCCAAAATTCTCCTGGTGGACGACCGGGAGGAGAACCTGATCGCGCTCGAAGCCATCCTCAGCTCGCTCGATCTGACGCCCGTCCGGGCCAAGTCAGGGGAGGAGGCGCTCAAAGCCCTCCTCGGCACCGAGTTCGCGTTGATCCTTCTGGATGTCCGCATGCCGGGCATGGACGGGTTCGAGACCGCGGCCCACATCAAGCGCCGCGAGCGCACCCGCAACATCCCGATCATCTTCCTGACCGTGGTCGACAGCGCTCCCGACTACGCCTTCCGCAGCTACGCCGCGGGCGCCGTCGACTACCTCACCAAGCCGTTCGACCCCTGGGTGCTCAGGGCCAAGGTCGCGGTGTTCGTCGAGCTCTACAACATGAACCGCCGCCTCGCCGAGCAGGCCACCATGCTCCGCGAGCGACTGAACACCGAGCTGCCGCCGGGTGACGCCGCCGAGCACGCGGCCGTGCTCCCCGAGCTCTCCAAACGCCTCACCGCGGTCGAGGACGAGCTCGTCCGGGTCGCCGAGCTGGCCCGCAAGGGCGGCGACCCCACCCTCACCGGCCCGATGTCCGACCTGTCCAACCGGCTCGAACACCTGCGAGCGGGCTTCGACGCCCTCTCCTGA
- a CDS encoding HAMP domain-containing protein, whose product MTTANTVSDVEERRYSESDLQPILQTLITWRDGDFRRRVPHAPPGILSEIRLLLNEVADRREHLANELHRVRREVVKEGRFGERLTAGPGVGSWAESVDSVNSLIDALVGPVSGAADVIDAVAKGDLSRRIDLDRSARGEVRRLGKAINGMVDQLSLFTSEVTRVAREVGTEGRLGGRANVRGMSGSWRDLTEAVNTMSSRVSAQVRDIALVTTAVARGDLSRKVTVDAVGEMFELKNTVNTMVDQLLAFAEEVTRVAREVGTEGQLGGQAQVRGVSGVWKDLTDNVNFMAGNLTTQVRAIATVATAVAQGDLSKKITADAQGEILQLKDTLNTMVDQLSMFADEVTRVAREVGTEGQLGGQARVRGVSGVWKDLTDNVNFMANNLTYQVRNIAEVTTAVATGDLTRKIDVDAQGEILALKTTINTMVDQLSSFASEVSRVAREVGTEGQLGGQAQVRGVSGTWKDLTDNVNVMANNLTTQVRQIAAVSTAVAQGNLSKKITADAQGEILQLKDTLNTMVDQLSMFADEVTRVAREVGTEGQLGGQARVRGVSGVWKDLTDNVNSMANNLTYQVRNIAEVTTAVANGNLTRKIDVNAQGEILALKTTINTMVDQLSSFASEVTRVAREVGSEGQLGGQARVDGAEGIWKRLTESVNELAGRLTTQVRAIAEVTTAVARGDLTRSIAVDAEGEIGELKDNINTMVSNLRDTTTANQEQDWLKSNLARISRLMQGHRDLMEVAKLIMSELTPLVSAHYGAFYLANPFGDHDLHLIAGYGARPGSHPRQRFSTGEGIVGQAAMEGKRIILRNVPARYLTVDTGLSTSTPAQIVVLPILFETQVLGVLELASFSQFSEVHHDFLNQLVETIGVTMNTIIANSRTEDLLTESQRLTTELQERSDELQRQQEELRRSNAELEDKAALLAKQNRAIEIQNFQIEQARRTLEERAEQLAVSSRYKSEFLANMSHELRTPLNSLLVLAKLLTENAEGNLTAQQVEFAKTIHGAGSALLQLINDILDLSKVEAGRMDVHPQQISLPKLVDYFEATFAPLAQDKGLSFAVEVDPSIPQELRTDEQRLQQVLRNLLSNAIKFTPKGEVRLRVIRAQPAVAFVDDTLRGADGILAFEVVDTGIGIAADKLEVIFEAFRQADGTTSRKYGGTGLGLSICREIARLLGGEIHVVSKVGEGSTFILYLPPSYGGPLASRDGGATAPNSSPRNPALVGVLEDPDDLPDIPISDDMSLSPFSQNEGKPWKGEDPLTGAKILIVDDDIRNVFALTSVLERYGSTVVYAENGREGIEQLERNEDVALVLMDIMMPEMDGWATTSAIRRMPQFADLPIIALTAKVMRGDREKSIASGASDYVPKPVDVDRLLERLRGWLTRGKPATDSNEGV is encoded by the coding sequence ATGACCACGGCCAACACCGTGTCCGACGTCGAGGAGCGACGTTACAGCGAGTCTGATCTGCAACCGATTCTTCAGACGCTCATCACCTGGCGCGACGGTGACTTCCGCCGCCGGGTTCCGCATGCCCCACCAGGGATTCTCAGCGAGATCCGACTCCTGCTCAACGAGGTCGCCGACCGTCGCGAACACCTCGCCAACGAGCTCCATCGCGTCCGCCGCGAGGTGGTCAAGGAGGGCCGGTTCGGCGAACGCCTCACCGCCGGGCCCGGCGTGGGCTCCTGGGCCGAGAGCGTCGACTCGGTGAACTCTCTGATCGACGCCCTGGTCGGGCCGGTCAGCGGCGCGGCGGACGTCATCGACGCCGTGGCCAAGGGAGACCTGTCACGCCGGATCGACCTCGATCGCAGCGCCAGGGGCGAGGTGCGCCGCCTCGGCAAGGCGATCAACGGCATGGTCGACCAGCTCTCCCTGTTCACCTCGGAGGTGACGAGGGTCGCCCGCGAGGTCGGCACCGAGGGCCGGCTGGGCGGCCGGGCGAACGTGCGGGGCATGTCCGGCAGCTGGCGCGACTTGACAGAAGCCGTCAACACCATGTCAAGCCGCGTCTCCGCGCAGGTCCGCGACATCGCCCTGGTGACCACGGCGGTCGCGAGGGGCGATCTGAGCCGCAAGGTCACCGTCGACGCGGTCGGCGAGATGTTCGAGCTGAAGAACACCGTCAACACCATGGTCGACCAGCTTCTGGCGTTCGCCGAGGAGGTCACCCGCGTCGCCCGCGAGGTCGGCACCGAGGGCCAGCTCGGCGGCCAGGCCCAGGTGCGCGGCGTCTCCGGGGTCTGGAAGGACCTCACCGACAACGTCAACTTCATGGCGGGCAACCTGACCACCCAGGTCCGCGCGATCGCCACGGTCGCCACGGCGGTGGCCCAGGGCGACCTGTCCAAGAAGATCACCGCCGACGCCCAGGGTGAGATCCTCCAGCTCAAGGACACCCTGAACACCATGGTCGACCAGCTGTCGATGTTCGCCGACGAGGTCACCCGCGTCGCCCGCGAGGTCGGCACCGAAGGCCAGCTCGGCGGCCAGGCCCGGGTCCGCGGCGTCTCCGGGGTCTGGAAGGATCTCACCGACAACGTCAACTTCATGGCGAACAACCTCACCTACCAGGTCCGCAACATCGCCGAGGTCACCACCGCCGTCGCCACCGGCGACCTGACCCGCAAGATCGACGTGGACGCGCAGGGTGAGATCCTCGCGCTGAAGACCACCATCAACACCATGGTCGACCAGCTCTCCTCCTTCGCCTCCGAGGTGAGCCGCGTCGCCCGCGAGGTCGGCACCGAAGGCCAGCTCGGCGGCCAGGCCCAGGTGCGCGGCGTCTCCGGCACCTGGAAAGACCTCACCGACAACGTCAACGTCATGGCGAACAACCTGACCACCCAGGTCCGCCAGATCGCGGCCGTGTCCACCGCGGTGGCCCAGGGCAACCTGTCCAAGAAGATCACCGCCGACGCCCAGGGCGAGATCCTCCAGCTCAAGGACACCCTGAACACCATGGTCGACCAGCTGTCGATGTTCGCCGACGAGGTCACCCGCGTCGCCCGCGAGGTCGGCACCGAAGGCCAGCTCGGCGGCCAGGCCCGGGTCCGCGGCGTCTCCGGGGTCTGGAAGGACCTCACCGACAACGTCAACTCCATGGCGAACAACCTCACCTACCAGGTCCGCAACATCGCCGAGGTCACCACCGCCGTCGCGAACGGCAACCTGACCCGCAAGATCGACGTGAACGCGCAGGGTGAGATCCTCGCGCTGAAGACCACCATCAACACCATGGTCGACCAGCTCTCCTCCTTCGCCTCCGAGGTCACCCGGGTGGCGCGCGAGGTCGGCTCGGAGGGCCAGCTCGGCGGCCAGGCCCGGGTCGACGGCGCCGAGGGCATCTGGAAGCGGCTCACCGAGAGCGTGAACGAGCTGGCGGGCCGCCTCACCACCCAGGTCCGCGCGATCGCCGAGGTCACCACCGCCGTCGCCCGCGGCGACCTGACCCGCTCGATCGCCGTCGACGCCGAGGGAGAGATCGGCGAGCTCAAGGACAACATCAACACGATGGTGTCCAACCTGCGCGACACCACCACCGCCAACCAGGAACAAGACTGGCTCAAGTCCAACCTGGCCCGCATCTCCCGCCTCATGCAGGGCCATCGCGACCTGATGGAGGTCGCCAAGCTCATCATGAGCGAGCTGACCCCCCTGGTCTCGGCCCACTACGGCGCCTTCTACCTGGCGAACCCCTTCGGCGACCACGACCTGCACCTGATCGCCGGGTACGGCGCGCGCCCCGGCTCCCACCCCCGTCAGCGCTTCTCCACCGGCGAGGGGATCGTGGGACAGGCCGCGATGGAGGGCAAGAGGATCATTCTCCGGAACGTCCCCGCCCGGTATCTGACCGTGGACACCGGCCTCAGCACCTCGACCCCGGCCCAGATCGTCGTGCTGCCGATCCTGTTCGAGACCCAGGTGCTCGGTGTGCTGGAGCTGGCCTCGTTCAGCCAGTTCAGCGAAGTCCACCACGACTTCCTGAACCAGCTCGTCGAAACCATCGGCGTCACCATGAACACGATCATCGCCAACTCCCGGACCGAGGACCTGCTGACCGAGTCGCAGCGCCTCACCACCGAGCTGCAGGAGCGTTCGGACGAGCTCCAGCGCCAGCAGGAGGAGCTGCGCCGCTCCAACGCCGAACTGGAGGACAAGGCCGCGCTGCTGGCCAAGCAGAACCGGGCCATCGAGATCCAGAACTTCCAGATCGAGCAGGCGCGCCGTACGTTGGAGGAGCGTGCCGAGCAGCTCGCGGTCTCCTCCCGCTACAAGTCCGAGTTCCTGGCCAACATGTCCCACGAGCTGCGCACTCCCCTGAACAGCCTCCTCGTGCTGGCCAAGCTGCTCACCGAGAACGCCGAGGGCAACCTCACCGCCCAGCAGGTGGAGTTCGCCAAGACCATCCACGGCGCCGGTTCGGCCCTGCTCCAGCTGATCAACGACATCCTCGACCTGTCCAAGGTCGAGGCCGGCCGGATGGACGTCCACCCCCAGCAGATCTCCCTGCCCAAGCTCGTCGACTACTTCGAGGCCACCTTCGCCCCGCTGGCGCAGGACAAGGGGCTCTCGTTCGCCGTCGAGGTCGACCCGTCGATCCCGCAGGAGCTCCGCACCGACGAGCAACGCCTCCAGCAGGTGCTGCGCAACCTGCTCTCGAACGCGATCAAGTTCACCCCCAAGGGCGAGGTACGGCTGCGCGTGATCCGCGCCCAGCCCGCGGTGGCCTTCGTCGACGACACCCTGCGCGGCGCCGACGGCATCCTGGCCTTCGAGGTGGTGGACACCGGCATCGGCATCGCCGCCGACAAGCTGGAGGTCATCTTCGAGGCGTTCCGCCAGGCCGACGGCACCACCAGCCGCAAGTACGGCGGGACGGGCCTGGGCCTGTCCATCTGCCGCGAGATCGCCCGCCTGCTCGGCGGCGAGATCCACGTGGTCAGCAAGGTGGGCGAGGGCAGCACCTTCATCCTCTACCTGCCGCCGTCCTACGGCGGCCCGCTGGCCTCGCGCGACGGCGGGGCGACCGCTCCCAACTCCTCCCCCCGCAACCCGGCACTCGTCGGGGTGCTGGAGGACCCCGACGACCTGCCCGACATCCCGATCTCCGATGACATGTCCCTCTCCCCGTTCTCGCAGAACGAGGGCAAGCCGTGGAAGGGCGAGGATCCGCTCACCGGGGCCAAGATCCTGATCGTGGACGACGACATCCGTAACGTGTTCGCGCTGACCAGCGTGCTCGAACGCTACGGCTCCACGGTGGTCTACGCCGAGAACGGCCGCGAGGGCATCGAGCAGCTGGAGCGCAACGAGGACGTCGCGCTGGTCCTGATGGACATCATGATGCCGGAGATGGACGGCTGGGCCACCACCTCGGCGATCCGCCGGATGCCGCAGTTCGCCGATCTGCCGATCATCGCGCTTACCGCTAAGGTCATGCGAGGCGACCGGGAGAAGAGCATCGCCTCCGGTGCCTCCGACTACGTACCCAAGCCCGTGGATGTCGACCGCCTGCTGGAACGCCTGCGTGGATGGCTCACCCGGGGCAAGCCGGCCACCGATTCGAACGAAGGCGTGTGA